The Eggerthella guodeyinii sequence GTGACGAATTCCCTGATCGAACGTAGGGTGAACCCGTCGCCACGCAAGCGGCGGCACGGAGGGATCACCACGCAACAACAGGGAGGAACGCTATGAAAACTGCAATGGATCGCCGCAATTTCTTGAAGGCCGCCATCGCTTCGGGCGCGGTCATCGCCGCGGGCGGCGCGCTGGCAGGATGCTCGCCGAGCGGCGGGGCGTCGGGCGGGTCGGGCGACGCGAACGCGGCCGAGCAGGTGGTGGGCACCGCGCCCGTCTCGTTCAGCGAGGAAACCGACGTGCTCATCCTGGGCACGGGCATCGCCGGCATGTCGGCCGCGATGGACCCCGTCGAAGCGGGCCACAAGGTCATGCTCGTGGACAAGCTGGAGCGCGTGGGCGGCGAAAGCTTCATCGCCTGCGGCGTCATGAACGTGTCGGGTAGCAAGATGCAGAAGGACGCCGGCATCGAGGGCGATCCCGAGGAGAAGTGGAAGGCCTACCAACCGGTGCTCGAGAAGAAGGGCGAGACCGACGACATGGAGTACAAGCACCGCGTGTACGTCTACCAAACCGAGTGGGCCGACCGCGTGGCCGCCGACTACGGCGCCGTGTTCCAGCCTATCACCGACTACATGAACACGGGCGCTCCCACCTCGATGCTGCTGCCGGGCAACGGCATCGGCGACATGACCCAGGTGCTCACGCCGCTGCAGAAGGGCCTCGAGCAGAAGGGTGCCACGTACAAGCTGAACCTGCGCGCCACGAACTTCATCGTGGACGGCGAGGGCGCGCCCATCGGCGTGCGCTTCAACGACGAGAAGAACAACAAAACCGTCGACATCCGCGCGAAGAAGATCATCGTGGCCACGGGCGGCTTCTCGTGCAACCAGGAGATGGTGTCCACGTACCTGCCCAGCCAGGCGCGCTTGGGGCCGCTGACCGTGAACTCCATGGGCGAAGGCCACCAGCTGTGCAAGGCCATCGGCGGCGAGTACACGCACATGGACATGGAAGCCAACCGCATGAGCGACCTCGCCCAGGTGACGGTGTGGGGCTACTTCTCGCCGCAGGTGCAGGTGACCCCGCAGGGCCGTCGCTTCATCAAGGAAGACCAGAGCCACGACTCGCCCGACGCAGCCGCCGAGCTGGGACTGGGCTTCTGGTGGACCATCTTCGACGATCAGACCATCAACGGCAGCCAGAAGTGGAACGTCGAGATGAACATGAAGAGCAACGCCGATCGCCTCGTGGGGCCGTGCGCCACGCTCGACGAGCTGGCCGCCGCCATGGACGTGCCGGCCGACACGCTGAAGGCCACGTTCGAAACCTACGACGCCATGGTGGCCGCGGGCGAGGACACCGAGTTCGGAAAGAAGCTGTTCCTGCAGTCGCTGTCCGCGCCGTTCTACGCCATGAAGCACTTCCCCTACCGCTACAAGACGCACGGCGGCATGAAGATCACCACCGACAGCCAGCTGACGGACAAGGACGGCACCCCCATCCCCAACGTCTACTGCGCCGGCTCCACCGTTGCCGACAGCGGCAGCGACCTCAGCCCGAACGCGGGCAGCGGCCTCATCTCCGGCAAAGCCGTCGTCGAGGCACTCAAGGCGTAGGGCATCGGACACCCCCTCCCCTCACCACGGAAGGCTCCCGCAACGGGAGCCTTCCGGCGCGTTCTCTATCGGCGCATCCCCTACCGCTTCAGGTAGTCCATCACGGCGTTCGCGGATTCTCGGCCGCTGTTCACCTGGTTGCCGAACGCGGTGCCCGGCATGTTGATGGTGTACACGTTGCGATACAGCATGTTGCCGTCGTTGCCGATGGCGTACAGGCCGTCGATGGGGTTGCGGTTGCCGTCCAGCACGCGGCGCTGCTTGTCGGTGGTGATGCCGCCGACCGAGAAGAAGTAGCTGTACGACAACTTGGCCAGGTAGAACGGCGACGTCTCGATGGGCACCATGAGGTCGGCCGCCTTGCCGAAGTCGCTGTCGGAGCCGTCGCGGCACAGCTCGTTGTAGTGGTCGATCGTCGCCTTGAGCGCGTCGGCGTCGAGGTTGAAGTTGTTCGCGAGGGCCTCGATCGAGTCGCCCGCGTACAGGCTGCCGCCGCCGTTCGAGGCGAGCGCGTCGTCGAACATCTTCTTCGCGTCGTCGTCCTTGCCGAAGAACTGGTCGAAGATGGTCTGGTCGAACACCACGAAGTTCTCCTTGTTGCCCTTGCCGGGGATGCACTGCAGCACGAGGTTGTCGGCCGTAAGGTTCTCGCGCGTGTACCGCTGGCACGCCTCGTTCACCCACAGCACGGGCCCGCCGGCCGCGATGCCGAAGTAGCCGTTGATGGGGTTCTCGGCCGCATCGTGGAAGTCGATGGGCGGGAACGCCTCGATGGCGTACAGGATGGACTGCGCCGAATCGGCCATGAAGTTGAGCGCGCCGTTGTCCATGGCGAGGCGATAGCCGTCGCCCGCGGCGTTCGGCGAACCCACGATGTGCATGCCGTCGGTATTCCATCCCTGCTCGGCAATGACCTCCTCGTTGCCGCCGAAGCCGCCCGTGGCGAACACCACCGCCTTGGCGTTGTACTGCAGCACGCCCTCGTCGCCGTCGGCGTATGCGCCAACGATCTTGCCGTCCTTCATGATGAGGCCGTTCACCGTGGTCTTGAGGTGCAGCTGCACGCCCAGCTCGTCGAGGCGCGCCTTCATCGGCTCGACGTAGCCCACCGCGGCCTTGTTGTCCTTGAACCAGTGGAACGTGGGGAACAGGCCGCCGTAGTAGTCGTCCACCGTGCCGGAATACATGACGCCCTGCTCGATGCACCAGGCGATGTTGTCGGCCGACTTGTTCACGAGGTCGAGCCACAAATCGCCGTTCTGGCGATGCTGGCCGCGCGTGAGCTCGGCTTCCACGATCTCGGCGGGCTGGATGTCGATGCCCTGCTCGCGCTGCATCGTCGAGTTGACGGCGAACATGCCCTCGACGAAGCTCGCGTTGCCGCCCACCTGGTTGTTCTTGTCCACGAGGATGAAGTTCGTGCCGTTGAGCGCCGCCTGCACGGCGCATGCCAAGCCGCTGCCGCCCGCGCCGACGATGAGCAGGTCGGTGTCGTAGGTCTTGTCCACCTTGCCGGGCGCCTTGTTGCCGGGCACCGCGTCGCCGTTCGTGCCGGCACCCGTGCCGCCCGCATCGCCTTGGCCGGTGTCCTGCGGCGGCGTCGCGCAGGCGGTCAGGCCGCCCACCATCGCCACTGCGCCGGTGGCGCACGCACCCGTCAGAAACGCGCGACGCGACATGCCGCCTCCGCGCTCAGCCTTGCTTTCCCCGAACATAGAAGACCTCCAATTCCGTATCCGTCGCTGGTCAGACGACACGCAGGCGCGCCGCATGCAGCTTCAAGTAGGTATGGAGACATTGTGTCATGCGTCGATTGAGGCCCGGTTGCCGCGGCTTTGCACCTTGGCAACCCGTCAGCAACGAGGGAGGTTGCGATCAGGAAGCATCCTGCGGCGCGGCGGCGTCCTCGGCATCCTCGGCATCCTCGGCATCGAGCGCGGCGGCAACCGCCTGGCCCACCAGCATGCCGAACGCGCCGTTCGACGCGAGGCCGCCCACGCTCGACGCGGCGGCCGCGCCGCAGCAGTACACGTTGGGGATGACGGCGCCCACGATGCTGAGCACCTGGCCCGTCTTGTCCGTCTTCACGCCGCCGCTCGACTTGTACCGCTGCGGCAGCTGCTTGAGCGCGTAGTAGGGAGCTTCGAGCTCGTCCAGATACAGGGTGCGGCCGAAGTCGGCGTCCTTGCCGTCTTTCACGAACCCGTTGTAGCGGTCGAACGTCTCGTTCAGAGCGTCGGCCGAGACGCCCATGCCCGCGGCCAGCGCGTCCAGATCGTCGAACGGGCCGATGAGGCGCTTGGTGTTCTTGCTGGCCACCTCTGCGATGCTGCGCGACTGGCCGCTCTCGGTAAGCTGCTTGCCGAACACGGTCCACCAGTAGCCCCGCTCTTCGGAGAAGCAGGCGCCGGCCGCGGCGTTCGCGTCGTCCTCGCGCGCGAAGCGCTTCCCCAGCGCGTCCACGATGACCGTGGGGCCGAACATCCCCCACGCGGTGGCCTGCGGCAGGTTGCTGGTGAGCGGCGCGGCTTTGTCCATGTCCAGCAGTTGGCCGCCCAGCAGCGCGCACAGCTGCTGGCCCTCGCCCATGGAGGCGACCGTGTAGCAGCCCACGCGCTCGTAATCGGGCGTGTTCGCGTGCACAAGCGGCTGGCTGCTGGCGAAGCCGCCCGTGGCGACGACGATGCGGCGCGCTCGCACGTCGAGCACCGACGTGCCCGATTCCACGCAGAAGCGCATGCCGCATGCCGCGCCACCCTCGTTCAGGATGAACGCGATGGCTCGATGGCCGGTCGAGAAGGTGGCGCCTTTGGCGGTGAGGCCGTCGCGCAGCGGCATCATGACGCTCTGCATGTCGCCGAGGCCGTTCTTCGGCAGCATGACCGACGTGTTCACCTTGCCGTCCACGTAGGTTTTCGGATCGGCGAACTGCGCGTTGTAGTCGGACGCCAGGCGATTGGCCCAGTCCGTCGCGGCGGCGAACAGCGTTTTCGCGAACTCGAGATCCTCGATGCCGGCGGCGCTCAGCTCCTTCTTGCGCGCCTCCCATGCCTCGTCGACCGTGGTCTTCACACCCGCGCCCTGCTGCACGTCGGTGCCGGCGATGCGCATGACGCCGTTCGATTCGTAGCTCTCGCCGCCCAGCAGGTCGAGCTTCTCCACCACCATCACCGAGCGCTTCGCCTCGAGCGGGTCCATGGCGGCCGACAGGCCCGCCACGCCGCTGCCCACGATCAGCACGTCGACGTCGGCGTCGAACGAGATAGCCGGCTGGCCCATCACGCTCGACTGCCCGGCGGTTTCGTTCGCTTCGTTCGCGGCGGTCAGGGGATTATCCGGCAGCTTTCCCGCCTCGCATGCACCGAGGGTTCCGCCCACGGTGAGCACGGCAGCGGACAAGCCCGCAAGTTTGAAGAACGCGCGGCGCTCCATGGCGGAAGACCTCCTTTACTCGGTTCGCTGGCTAGACGTAGAACGCCTCATCGGGGCTCGGGGGCTCGAGAGCGCGTTTGAAAGCCGTCGCGCGCACCGTTCGCAGCACGCGCTCGACGTCGGCGGCGTCGAACCCTTCGGCCGCGAGCGCCGTCGCGTCCAGCCCGCGCTCCACGTGCGCTTCCAATAGACGGTCGAGCGTGGCGTAGTCGATCCCCATGCTCTTCTCGTCCTCCTGCTCGGGCGACAGCTCGGCGCTGGGCGGCTTCGTGAACACGTGCTCGGGAATGGGAGGCGTCGTGCCCGCAGCTTCGGCCTGGTCGTTGCGCCAACGGGCCACCGCGAACACGTCGGTTTTGTACAGGCCGCCGATCGGCGCGAACGCGCCGGCCGTGTCGCCGTACAGCGTGGAATAGCCCATCATGGCCTCGCTCTTGTTGCCCGTGTTCACGAGCATCCACCCGTAGGCGTTCGACAGCGCCATGAGGCACACCATGCGGCAGCGCGCCTGCGTGTTCTCGGCCGCCAGCCCCTCGAGCTTGCCGCCGCACGCGTCGGCGAGCGCGGCCTCGAACGCCCGGTACGGTTCGGCGATGGACACCGTGCGCGGCTCGAGGCCCAGGTTCCGCGCCAGCTCGAGCGCGTCGTCCACCGA is a genomic window containing:
- a CDS encoding FAD-dependent oxidoreductase, encoding MSRRAFLTGACATGAVAMVGGLTACATPPQDTGQGDAGGTGAGTNGDAVPGNKAPGKVDKTYDTDLLIVGAGGSGLACAVQAALNGTNFILVDKNNQVGGNASFVEGMFAVNSTMQREQGIDIQPAEIVEAELTRGQHRQNGDLWLDLVNKSADNIAWCIEQGVMYSGTVDDYYGGLFPTFHWFKDNKAAVGYVEPMKARLDELGVQLHLKTTVNGLIMKDGKIVGAYADGDEGVLQYNAKAVVFATGGFGGNEEVIAEQGWNTDGMHIVGSPNAAGDGYRLAMDNGALNFMADSAQSILYAIEAFPPIDFHDAAENPINGYFGIAAGGPVLWVNEACQRYTRENLTADNLVLQCIPGKGNKENFVVFDQTIFDQFFGKDDDAKKMFDDALASNGGGSLYAGDSIEALANNFNLDADALKATIDHYNELCRDGSDSDFGKAADLMVPIETSPFYLAKLSYSYFFSVGGITTDKQRRVLDGNRNPIDGLYAIGNDGNMLYRNVYTINMPGTAFGNQVNSGRESANAVMDYLKR
- the nadE gene encoding NAD(+) synthase, translated to MENSERYRLCVEALEAFMDGAGFTDVVIGLSGGMDSSLVAVMCVDALGAERVHGVLMPGPYSTEHSVDDALELARNLGLEPRTVSIAEPYRAFEAALADACGGKLEGLAAENTQARCRMVCLMALSNAYGWMLVNTGNKSEAMMGYSTLYGDTAGAFAPIGGLYKTDVFAVARWRNDQAEAAGTTPPIPEHVFTKPPSAELSPEQEDEKSMGIDYATLDRLLEAHVERGLDATALAAEGFDAADVERVLRTVRATAFKRALEPPSPDEAFYV
- a CDS encoding FAD-dependent oxidoreductase, producing MKTAMDRRNFLKAAIASGAVIAAGGALAGCSPSGGASGGSGDANAAEQVVGTAPVSFSEETDVLILGTGIAGMSAAMDPVEAGHKVMLVDKLERVGGESFIACGVMNVSGSKMQKDAGIEGDPEEKWKAYQPVLEKKGETDDMEYKHRVYVYQTEWADRVAADYGAVFQPITDYMNTGAPTSMLLPGNGIGDMTQVLTPLQKGLEQKGATYKLNLRATNFIVDGEGAPIGVRFNDEKNNKTVDIRAKKIIVATGGFSCNQEMVSTYLPSQARLGPLTVNSMGEGHQLCKAIGGEYTHMDMEANRMSDLAQVTVWGYFSPQVQVTPQGRRFIKEDQSHDSPDAAAELGLGFWWTIFDDQTINGSQKWNVEMNMKSNADRLVGPCATLDELAAAMDVPADTLKATFETYDAMVAAGEDTEFGKKLFLQSLSAPFYAMKHFPYRYKTHGGMKITTDSQLTDKDGTPIPNVYCAGSTVADSGSDLSPNAGSGLISGKAVVEALKA
- a CDS encoding FAD-dependent oxidoreductase translates to MERRAFFKLAGLSAAVLTVGGTLGACEAGKLPDNPLTAANEANETAGQSSVMGQPAISFDADVDVLIVGSGVAGLSAAMDPLEAKRSVMVVEKLDLLGGESYESNGVMRIAGTDVQQGAGVKTTVDEAWEARKKELSAAGIEDLEFAKTLFAAATDWANRLASDYNAQFADPKTYVDGKVNTSVMLPKNGLGDMQSVMMPLRDGLTAKGATFSTGHRAIAFILNEGGAACGMRFCVESGTSVLDVRARRIVVATGGFASSQPLVHANTPDYERVGCYTVASMGEGQQLCALLGGQLLDMDKAAPLTSNLPQATAWGMFGPTVIVDALGKRFAREDDANAAAGACFSEERGYWWTVFGKQLTESGQSRSIAEVASKNTKRLIGPFDDLDALAAGMGVSADALNETFDRYNGFVKDGKDADFGRTLYLDELEAPYYALKQLPQRYKSSGGVKTDKTGQVLSIVGAVIPNVYCCGAAAASSVGGLASNGAFGMLVGQAVAAALDAEDAEDAEDAAAPQDAS